One Oryza glaberrima chromosome 11, OglaRS2, whole genome shotgun sequence genomic region harbors:
- the LOC127755462 gene encoding basic blue protein-like, with protein sequence MGRGFCASSFVAVGLVVLVCSAAAAAAETHVVGDSKGWGFSVAYDSWASGKAFAAGDTLVFNYQAGVHNVVAASAAEYRSCKVRNSADAAATAAGSAKLDLKKGVNYFICGVPGHCATGMKLRVVAN encoded by the exons ATGGGAAGAGGCTTCTGTGCAAGCAGCTTTGTGGCAGTAGGGCTTGTTGTTCTTGTGTGTTCAgcggcagcagctgctgctgagACCCATGTCGTGGGAGACTCCAAGGGATGGGGCTTCTCCGTCGCGTATGACAGCTGGGCCAGTGGGAAGGctttcgccgccggcgacacacttg TGTTCAACTACCAGGCGGGCGTGCATAACgtggtggcggcgagcgcggcggagtACCGGAGCTGCAAGGTGCGCAActcggcggacgcggcggccacggcggccggGAGCGCCAAGCTCGACCTCAAGAAGGGCGTCAACTACTTCATCTGCGGCGTCCCAGGCCACTGCGCCACCGGGATGAAGCTCCGTGTCGTCGCCAACTAA